The Arvicola amphibius chromosome 5, mArvAmp1.2, whole genome shotgun sequence genome contains the following window.
CAGGAAATCTGACTCCTGCTTGGGTGCTGGTGGCTTTGCACTGGATCTGCAGGAAACAATGTGAGTCACTTGGAACCAGCAAAGAGCAATTTCCTTTCCAGAATTAAGAAAGTGAGTTCTATCCTATTGTAGTCAGCCACAAAAGCACAACTGCGTCTGTGGATAGCTCCGCTTGCTTTAGGTGGACTTTAGGTGGGGAGTGGGGTTCTTGGGAATCTGTGGGTGCCTCTGCTCTGCACGGGGTGGGTGGATGGCCAGGAAAGGCttaggggaagggagggaagctgtCCAAAGGAAACTAAGCCATGCCCTCCAGCGCATTCCTCAATCTCCAGAAGAGCTAACGCCACTAGCACCCTTTATTGATGGAACTGCGGACACACCTATGTAACACGCATTGATTCACTCAGTTCCCTAACAACCCTCTCTGAAGCATCTAGGAATCTGGTAAAGAAATTCTGCAAACAGTATTGGACTTTCCTGCCTAACTTAAGACCCACGGTAAGAAGGTCACAGCCTCCCTTTTGATGCATTCTATACTAGTCTCGAGTCCCCTCCTCCTTTAGGCGCTCAAAAAGGCAACTTTCGTCCAACGGTAGTCCAGCTCAGGCTGCGTAAACCTATCTCCCGGGATGCTGGAAGAATCGAGCTCTCCACTCGCTTGGCAGGCGCGGGCGGCCTTCCGGGCTGTCCTCGGGGACCTTGCCCGCCCTGCTTGGCGATTGTGCAAGCGCAGCTTCGGGCAGCTGCAAGGCCAGCTGCAGCCTGCAGGAGGGCAGGGAGGCGCGCTCGCAGCGCACTCGCTGAACCCTGGGCTCGACGCGCCTTGCCCGGGTTATCTCCGGGGTGGAGTCCACGGTGGCGGAGCGCACCGGTCACCCTAGGCCTTGGCGCCCTCATTCACCTTGCTGACTCCATCCTCTTCTCACTCCCGTCCCCCCCTCCCCGCGTCCCTCCCAGCTTTGCCAACAGGTCCCCCTCCGCCCTACTCAGCATGCTCATTGGCCATCCCGGCATGCCCTATATCCATAAATACGAGGTCCCTGCGTCTGGGAGCTTGAGAAGGCACACCGAGGTACATCCTACCTGGCGGCATCTCTTCTACCCTCCTTGACACCGTGTGGCTTCAGACCGGAGAAGTCAAATTTGGAGACCCACTGAGGACTCAACTCAGAGCTACCAAACCCCGGCTgctcttctccagcccctgtggccAGCTCAGGGCAGTCACCTGTGCCCTAAGCCGCTGAACTTTGCAGCATCCCTGGGCATCTGCACCACTCCACCACACCGGGTTCTGTTTGCCTCTCTTCCCAAATCGCCAAGACTTCAGAACCCAACACCACCTCCAAAACACTTTACCCCTTCCAGTGCCTGTTTCTCCTCGTAACCCACGTGTCTCCTGCTACTATGAGTTGCCCCATTGACAAAAGGCGTTCTCTGATCGCCTTCCTGAGCCGGCTGCGGGACCTTGGGCAGCCCCCTAGAGGGGTGACATCCAAGGCGTACGCTTCCCGAGAGCCAAAAGAGGTACCCCTCTGCCCGCTGGTGACAGGTGGTGAGAGTCGGGACGCCACCTCCCTGCCTGGACCAACCAACTGGCCACTGCTAGGCAGTCTACTGGAGATTCTTTGGAAAGGTGGCCTGAAGAAACAGCATGACACTCTGGTAAATAACTTGTCACTCCCCTCTTCCCTATTCCTTCCGGTCGGAGTGGCCAGACGGGGGTGAGGGGAAAGGGAGCTCAGGCGGCCCGGCAGCGGCTCAAGGAAAAAGCGCCCCCAGCACCAAAGGGTGCGTGCTGATGGCATTAGGCCCGCCCCTCTGCAGGTAGAGTACCACAAGAAGTACGGCCAGATTTTCCGGATGAAGCTGGGCTCCTTCGACTCGGTGCACCTGGGCTCGCCGAGCCTGCTAGAAGCTCTATACCGGACGGAGAGCGCGCATCCCCAGAGACTGGAGATCAAACCCTGGAAAGCCTATCGGGACCACCGCAACGAGGGCTACGGGCTGCTGATCCTGTGAGTGTCCCCCGCGGGGTGGAGACGGTGGGGGCCAGGACATGCGGGACAGTAGGGAAGGGGGTAGTTAGAGTTTCCTAGGGTTGGACTTTTCTTATGCAGAACGAATACAAAAGCCCCTGCTCCAATGAGCGCCTGAGCAATCCTTAAATTATAGTGTAGTCGTGGGTCTCCCCAAAGAGCCCTACAGTGAGGGGATGCACACATGCCAGCCTCCCCACCAGGACATACCTAAAGCTCCAATCTCTTTTAATTTAGCTTCATGTTCCTGGTATTAATATAGGCAAGATTTAACCCTAATGTCAAATCAAGTGTATATAacgtatatattatatatatacatatatatattatatacacatataaaatttctGGTCGCTTTCATCATGCGTCTTCTCTTTGATCCCCCCTCTCACTCCCGCGGAGACTCTCCCTGATCCCAACAACTCCCCATTCTAATTTTATGTCGCTTTTGTTGGTGTTTATGATTCCCTGAGGTTGCTTGCACGAGCATGGGTGGGGTTATTTAGAGCCTGTCAACTTGGTCGGAGCCTACACTATTGAAGAAAAATGACTATCCCTTCCCCATCAACCATTAACAGCCATCAGCTCCCCTAGGTAGCAGAAGAACGCTGGGAGCCCCTCTCGGGTCCCTAATGGACAGCTGTGCATATTCAAAGCGTGCTAAggttcctgagaatttccctggCAACCTGCAGGGTTAGCTTACTCCCGGTGCTCCGCGAATCGCTGCGCTGCTTCTTTCCGGGGCGCCCTAAACCCAATCCGTCTCCgcagggaaggaagagagtggCAGAGGATCCGCAGCGCCTTCCAAAAGAAACTGATGAAGCCGGTGGAGATCATGAAACTGGACAATAAGATCAATGAGGTGTGTGCGTATACTGGGGCCAGCTTTCCCTGGGCTCTCCAGGACAGAGGGCTGCTGATTAGTCTTTGGGGCACAACCTTTGAGGGGCCTTTGCAGTCAGAATAGGCACACAGAGAGGAGAATGAGGGTACGGGGTGGGGAGTACTCCTGTAGGCTAGTCTTCTGACAACGGAGTGGGATAAAATGGCATGGTGTGTCCGGAGATTTCACATTCCATGCCGATGGATGATGCGGAAAAGATCCCCGACAATGGGCAAACCTTACCCTTaagaatgactttatttttttttaattaaaaactttatttaactttatttcatgcacattggtataatgatgtcagattctcttgaattggagctacagacagctgcaagctgctatgtgggtgctgggaattgaacctgggacctctggaggagcagtcagtgctcttaaccactgagccatctcaccagccagcCCCAAGAATGACTTTATACCATGCTAAAGGACTTTAGCAACAGCATGGAGCCAACAGGGGGCCATGCAGCAGGCTTAAGGATACAGTGTCTCTTCTTAGTCTTGTTCATGTTGGAGGTTGATTTGAGTTGGACCTGGACCCAGATGGGCTCCTACAGCTTAGGAGCTCTAGAAAACCGGATAATTAATATAACACAGTAATGCAAGCTCCAAGTCGGACGTTTAACAAGCTGCATAATTAAGCCTTTTCTAGAGGGGATAACTGCTCCAAACCCAGCTAGCTATTGtcatgtggtggtacacacccagGGTCATCTTGTGGTAGTAATAGGGATGTGTTAATAAGCCAGGTTGTGGAAATCCATACATGTGAAATttcttgggttttctttctttttttttcctttttctttgagacagggcctccccCCATGTAGTCTCTACTGGCTTGGAGTTTTCTATGTTTCAAACTCatacagatccacctgcttttgcctccctagCACTTGGGTTAAAGGTGAACCCCCACACTcagatttccttctttcttactttccttttttcttcccttggctttttcatataaaattcaaattacttttaaatgCATTACATAAGCAAGCTAAGCATGCCCGTTTGTTACCTGCAGGCCTCCAACCACTCACCCCTTCTCTTGGGTATAGCTTAGCAGGTCGTCAGTTATTGGGACAAGTAACATAGCATCTCTGAACTGTTTCTCATCTGTGATGTGGAAAATGGGAGCAATGGCTGTGCCTCCTGCCTTGCGAGGTTGCAGTGCAGGTCAGCTAAGATAGCACACTTTATAACCACGTGTGGTCCCAGACACACTTCACAAGTGTGAGGCCTGTCACCTCAGGCTCTGGTTTTGGAGTCCAGCAGCTTGTATAACTGTCCCAAAGTTGCAGTTCTATCTACTGAGGAAGCTATGTCTAGAACTTGTAGGTTTCCTGGCTCCAAATTCCACATACTTCACACAAACAGCTGGTGGGAAGACGGGTTTCTGCCCAGATGTGGAAGTGCAGCGTGGAGATGCCACTCCCAACTTCGCCACCATACCTGAGCGGCTGTTCCAGTTAGTCTGACTCTGCCCTCGGGTTCACCCACCCAGTCTGCCCACAAAGGATGCTTTTCTTCTTAGAGGATCAGAAccagagctgggaagatggctcagccagtaaagggcTTGCGCTCTttcatggagacctgagttcaaaccccagaactggtgcatgtgtgtgtactccaGTCAtggagttcaaatcccagtactgGTGTGTGCGGGAGTgggggtagaaacaggaggatccctaggaGCTCATTGGCCTGGCTGGTCAGCCACATTTCAGAacttcaggttcaatgagagaccttatctcaaacatTAGGATGTGGGGCAACAGAAGTAAACACCAAATGTCAACCACTGCCCTCCACACGTGAGCACATTGACACatgccacccacccacccacatacatacctctctctctctctctctctctctctctctctctcacacacacacacacacacacacacacacacacactcgtgaaCATAAAACAATTGCCAGAAATACCCTTGAGATGAGCCTAAAACTTGAGTTTCAGTGGCGACAGGAAGAGCTTAGGAAACAGTGAGGGACAGACCTGGAGAAGACAGTGTATAATTAGTGCCAGTCACCACCAACAGCAGAGATACCCTCCAATGAACGCCCCAGCTTGAACTTTCTCTGTCCCTTCAGTGACGTAAAGATGTGTCTTTCCTGGTTGCTTTCTTTCAAGGTCTTGGCTGATTTTATGGGGAGGATAGACGAGCTGTGTGACAAAGAAGGCCGCATCACAGACTTGTACAGTGAGCTGAACAAATGGTCCTTTGAAAGTAAGTTGACTCTGTAGTCCTGTTCGTTTAAGTTTGCCAGAGATCTGGGGGATGAAACTGAGCTCTTCTTATACTTCCGTAACGATAGATGATCAACAACTCGGACTAACCCATACAAACCCATTTTAGTTATGACTTGTAATATAGGTTGTTTATGAAGTCATCCAACAagcatttattaaacaaatccTATATGCCAGCCATTGTTAAGTACTAGGGACACAGTGAGGGACAAAGTGGACCGTGTCTTTGGCTTTACAACCTACAATTCTAGAGTGACAGATACAGGACATTTAAAGGACCAAAGAGCCGACATGTGGGCCTTGAGTGGACCTTGCTAAGGGGAGTCCTCTTCACTAAGGAGACGAAAGTCAGGAAAAGAGGAAGCTGGAAAGGCCTCTTTGGATGAGAGTTCCAGACAGTGGAGCCGGGAGTGCAAAGCCCCCACCTAGGCACAGGTGTGAAGGCACAGGTGTGAAGGCACAGGTGTGAAGGATGCTCTTAGCGTGTTGGCTGGAGGCAAAGCAACAGCAGCTGCCCCTCCCTTTGCCTCTGCACTCTACACAGAGACAACAGGGaaaccaggaaataaaaatagactgCTCTGCTGCCTTTGCATCCAGAGACCAAAGAGAGCACTGGGGAGGTAACTGAGCAGAAAAAGGTCTGcgtgcaaacatgaagacctgagttcaaatctccagaactcACACCAAGTCAGACACAGGAGCACAAGTCTGTGATcccagggctcctgtggcaagatgggaggcaGGGGGAAGGGAATCCCGGGAAGCTCTCAGGCCAGCTAGACTGGTGTATGAAATCACAATCTACaagggaccctgtctccaacaaagtAGAAGGGAGGACCAGCATCAAAGGTTGTCCTCTAATATCCACGTGCTCAGTGTGGGGGGGCATACATGCCCCTATAATCACACACtttacacaggcacacacacgcacatgtgcacacacacacacacacagagagagagagagagagagatctaaaaagtcaaaagagtagaTTGGTAGGATTGGTGTGCTAGCtcatgcctgtagtcctagcatTGAGgaaactggggcaggaggatggacatgaactcaaggctagcctgggctacacagcaatatcctgtctcaaaaatcagggGGAAAGTTTATTTCCCTTTTTCCAAAATTGGGTCACGTAGCTACTGAAGCTGTCCTGGGGCCTCAGGATTATTATCAAAATTCCAGATCCACCTTGATTTCTTGCCTATAGACCTGATTTCTTAACTGGATGCCCTGGATAAAACTGGAGTTGTGTTATGGGAAAAGCGCTGTACAAGTCAGGGGTAAACTGGGGTAAGAGCAAGAGTAAGAGTTGACCTTGTACAAACAGCAGCTGCATTTGCGCAGGCATACAAACTTCGTGGCATGAGTTTGCAATGTACACCCAAAATAATGCCCACAATTGGGAAAGCAGTACTTCCTGGCTGAATCCACCTCTCTGCCTTGTCTTCAAAACCACAGGGTTGTGTGAGTGGGTCAGAACTGCTGGGTCCGTGGTACCGTTCTGTGCTGATAAGCCCCAAACCCTGCGATCTTAAGGAACTTTCCCAGAGAGGACCAACTAGTTATTAATCCTAGGTGTTCATAAACAAGGAAGTTTGATGTTGATTTTACTGTAGTTTTTGTGAATGGTCATTTTCTAAACGATCTTTATCCATTCATGACTCTTCCTATACAGGATTTTGCCATGACCACTTAAAGCCTCTGCATTTAGGGAACATTCCCAATCACTGATCTAAGTTTACCTTGAAGGGAAACAATAACGCCTCATAACTTCAAGATCAGCTTCACAATTGTGCGCATAGCTGTAAGAATAAGTGAGGGACACTGCTTCGCAGTCAGGGGACGTCCCAGAGCTGTGCCACAGGCTCCTGGTGGTACCCAAGTCAGGCCTTGTGGGATAAAAAGGCTACTGAAAGCTTAAACAGGATGCATTCAATCAGGAAAATTAACAGTTACAGAAGGTACCCTTTAAGACAAGTGGGGGGCTTTCTAAACAACCACATAGTGAGTGGCTCTAGTAAAGAACAGGCCAAGCTCTCAGGGACATTAGTAATGTGTCATGGTCATGTAGGGCAACGTCATCATTCTTAGATTAATGCTATGGTACAGATGCAAAGCATCATGGGAACTAAACACTGTTACAGATGCTGCCACCCACACCAACCCACATACATCCCCGTGTGGACACACAGTCAAGGAGAAAGTAATTAAAACAACATGTTCAATCACCACATCTAATTCAGGGGGCATGGGTACCCTAGAATTCAAATTTTCTCTatgtaaaaagttttaaagactAAGGAATCTTATTTGAAAATAGGTTGAACCTAAACaacattattaaatgaaaaacagaacagagaaacgCCTGTCCTGTGCTGGCCCAGTTCCTGGCAGGTACGGGACCTTAGTCCTTAGCTCATCCTTTTCCAGCCCTTTTTCTCATGGCGACTTCTGCATCCCCAACAGCCTGAGTCAAAGCGGCGCAGGTCTCTGAGCCAGTGATACACACCTCTGTCCTTACCTCTCCGAGACTGATGGGACGGTGCGTCTCTCGTCAGGATGGGAAGCTCATGGGTCATTTGTTCCCAGAAATGATGTCTCGAGGGAGAAGAGAGTGTCCCTGGCCTCCTTTCTCACTCTTTGACATGTCGGTTTCCTTCCAGAAGAGACCACAATGTCATGAGACACAGGACTCAGTCTTTAATAGCCGGCTAATCATAGACTCTGGTGTGCTATGATTAAATAACAGGAACGATTATTCTCAATGACAGGCATCTGCCTCGTGTTGTATGAGAAGAGATTTGGGCTCCTCCAGaagaatgctgaggaagaagctcTGACCTTCATTACGGCCATCAAGACGGTAAGCCGTCTCTCTGGGCAGCCTAACAGAGCCTGTCCCTGCGTCTCCCAAGGAGGAGTGTATACGCCTACGTATTTTCATATTAGTCCATTCACTTTGATATCtatattttgatatattcatGTGCACCAatcacaaacatacaaaaagcCTATTTTTTATCAgtctaggcaaagttattttactacaaaaaaattgttttaaatgtatttaaggtGTCTCGACTAATGGTCACTTGGTTCAAAGGTACCTTTTTAAAGTTTCAGAATGtttcagattttatatttttcaatagtGTGGGTATCTTGAGATATCATAGTAGCAGTGAAATTGATTTTGGGATCAGCTAAGGATTCTGTGGTATTCAGAAGCTGGACTCAATAGACAAATTATAGTTCTccagctctttcttcttcctttgcaaTTAGACCATATAAAAACTggggtggtggcgcaggcctgtCATACCAGCTGCATGGTCGAGGTGCTGAGGCAACATAATTCCAAGTTTGAAACGGGTTGGGGCCGCACAGTGAGTGTAAGGGCAGCCTAGGCAATGTAATGAtcctttgtctcaaaataaaaaaataaaataaaaggaatatagcTTAGCTCTATCATGGATGCCTTTTTAGCAACCaaaaggccctaggtttgattcctaatataaccaaatgtgtgtgtgtgtatgtatgtgtgtttatgtttgtgtgtatgtgtgcatatgtctgaatgtgaatgtatgtgtgtgtgtatgtatcagaAGGGTCATGAGACTTATACTTTTCATTAAACACAGAGCACAAAGCCATCTTTGAGATATGAGGGAGCCAGAGGGCCTTTGAACTTTTGGAGATGCAGGAGTCTGATTTAGGACCCTCCCTCTCCAAGAGAACACTGGCTTAGAGAGAAGAATGCAGGGTCCAAGTTCTTGTGTTTCTTCCAGATGATGAGCACATTTGGGAAGATGATGGTGACCCCCGTGGAGCTGCACAAGAGCCTCAACACCAAAGTGTGGCAGGCACACACTCTGGCCTGGGACACCATTTTCAAATCAGGTGAAAGAGCCTCCCTTCCCACTGCCCAGGGCAATCCAGTTGTCCTGACCCTGTGCCCAGGACAGGCCTCGTGTGCTCTACCTGACTGGGTCGTCATGATCTTCCCATGACAATGCTTCTGTTCCTCTCTACAGCTTTCCAAAGTCATGAGCATagtggggcggggggaggggcagCGGGAAGCAGCTTTCTGTCACCCATTCTGCCAGCTGAAGGTGGCTCAAGGAAGAGTTTCCGAGACAGCCTCGAGTCCGTGTGTGGTAGCTTAGGCCTGCGTGTCACCACCTTCTCATCCTTGACTGTGCcatctttaaaataatgactGGCAGCAATTCCCACTTTGGTACAACGTTTAGTGCGCACAAACATTGGGTAGATTACAGTATTTTGGTGGTTAGGGCTGTTTCTGCTCCATGACATGGGGTATTAGGAGTCGTGTATATGTTTAACCCTTACGTAAACCCACACCGTCAACTCTTCCAAGAGTCCCCAAGCAATGGTCCTGAGACACACTGAAGTAGCTTTCCCAAGACCAGGACATGCTTCAGTCTGAAATGTGAGCTACACCACAGGCAATCACCCTGTCCACTAGCTCCATGGTGATTTTAATTTGGTGTCTGCCCACATAATGAGTTGGAGTGAGACAGTTGTCTGAGTGTTTCATAAATGCTAAATAGTTTGAGTGTCAACAGCGTTCCCAGGCACTGTACTTGTGTGTATGGTTAGTAATGTCCACAGCCAAGTTTAGAATATGCACATAAGGCCAGTTTTCATCCCCTCTCATGCTGATTCCTTCTGGGCGCTGAGCTCTTGTTCATTAGAAAGTGACTATAGACTAGGAGCACCTGTGCAGGGTTTGATAGAAATGCAGACTTCAAGGCCATACATAGTGGTGTGTGCACTATGTGGGTGGtaccagcactctagaggcagagccaggcagatagctaaggccagcctgggctacagagcaagctccagaccAGCTAGGggtacatagtgagtcccagtctgaagaaagagagagactggctTCAGGCTCCCCAATCACTGATTCCAAATCAACACTTTTAGAAGATGCTCCTGCGGATCCTGAGAAGTCCATCCATGTCGGCCTTGACCAGTCCTTGCCAGTGTAGCGAGAATAGTCACTGGGCACCTGTCTAGTAAATTGTCAATGTCCCTGAAAAGACTCAGTGTTGCAAAGTCTTCTTGGGTTCTCACCCTCACCCGAattttcaggctctctctcctttctgactcTGTCACACAGTAAAGCCTTGCATCGACAACCGCCTGGAGAAATATTCCCAGCAGCCTGGCACAGATTTCCTTTGTGACATTTACCACCACAATCATCTTTCCAAGAAAGAACTGTACGCGGCTGTCACGGAGCTCCAGCTGGCTGCGGTGGAGACGGTGAGGGTGGGAGGGGACTCGGTTGGCTAAACGCTGAGTGTTTTTAAGCAGCTGTGGAAATCATTCTCTCCACCAGAATTACCCGAGTAGCTACAGTCTTGCGAAATCAGCAGTAAGCATCCCATAGTGAGCGCCGTGGGGGACGCAAAGCTTGGCCTCTTGGTGCTTAAGGGCTTGGCAGGGGCTATAGCGTACTGAGTAGGCTCTGGCCAGCACCCTGGTGGATATCGGAACTGACCGGGGAATTTGGAAGCCAATGATCTGACAAGATAAGTTTCTCAAGCttgagggatggagagatagctcagttggtaaagtgctgtCTGTGCATCCATGAggacctgattttaaaaaaaaaaaaaaaagccaggtgaggTGGCCCAGACGGGTAATGCCAGGGCTGGGGACGTGGAGAAAGGAGGCCGCAGGGGACCGGCAGTGTAGCTAGTCCAGTGAGAGCCCCACCTCAAACGATAAGGTAGAGAGTGGTTACGGAAGATGCCTGATGTCAGcctccaacctccacatgcatgtacatacatgtgccccgacatgaacacacacacggaTGTCTTTTAGTAATAACTCAGACTATTCCCatgattgtattttaaataagatgAGATAAAAATCGGAATACAGTCTTCCAGACCAATAATACATTTACTGCTTCAAAGTACCAACAAGATGAGCTTGGGGCGGCTTGGTTTTGATTTAAATGCAGCAGCTCATGTGCAATCCACCAGCTGATTCTCCTAGATTCTCCAAGCAGCCGCCTCCCACTCCTGTCTAAAGCGGTCACTGGTGTGACGGGTACTCAGACTCCTCAAAGTCCCACATTCTGTGCCCCTTAAAGCCTCCAGGCAGAAACCTCCCCGGTTGATTGCTTCTTTGCATTTCCCCCTTTCAAGGCTtctggaaggagaaaggcagggtCCCTGTTTTAGGAGCACACCCCTTGCTCCCCCTCACTGCAGGAGACTGACAGAAGCAGTGATCTGACCTCCCTGTGAGGTTGAATGGCAGGCCTTTCCACAGAGCAACAAGGGCCATGGTTCCTCTGTTTGAAGTGTGAATTCCATGAAAGCTGTTGCCTTGCTTTGTCCGCAGCGAGTCATTCCAGGGACACAAAGGAGCACATGGCCTTTATAAGGCGGTCAACAAACGCttactgagccgggcggtggtggcgcacgcctttaatcccagcactcgggaggcagaggcaggcggatatctgtgagttcgaggccagcctggtctacaagagctagctccaggacaggctctaaaaaagctgcagagaaaaaaaaaaaaaaaaaaaaaaaaaaaaaaaaaaaaaaaaaaaaaaaaaaaaaaaaaaaaaaaagcttactgAGCAAATGAAAAAGGTCGAGAACTATAGAGCCCCTACTATGTGCCCGGCCCTTAAAAAACCTCTAGGAATGAGAGGCAAAGTCTCGTTCCTCTCTAGAACTTAGATGGCAGCGGGGAGGAGAGAGCGGATGTGAAAGCACACATGGCTACTTCAGATAGTGGTATTTACCATGAAGGAACATTTTCTAAGCAAGGGAGTAAGCTGGCCAGTTTAGGCTTTGACAAGTGGACTATAGCTGGTGGGTGGAGAGCAAGTTTGCTAGAGAGGTCAGTTAAGGAGACAGGTGCCCCTCCCAACCAAGGTCGTGCCAGGACAGGCTGAGCCCTTGAGGTTTCCTTACCCACTTCCCCTGGAATTAAGCTCTGCCGTCTTCCTGAGGGGCCCAGACAGTGTCCCCTGGATGTGGTGTAAACTGCACTTACCCAGCCCCATGGAGCCCTATTTGACACTTGTGGTGAGCCGCTCGCTGATATGGTTATACACCTGATCCATTTCCTTTCCAGTCCCATTTATTCTGAAAGCCACCTTGGGTGGATCAGAGAGGCTCGATTGCCTTTAATGTGGAGGCCCCaccctcttcctgctctgtaaTAATGCCATCCACGGTTTATTTGCAACCAAAGCCACTGGCCCTCTGACATGAAGAAGCCTGCCTGGGAGGCATGTTcttccaaaaataataaataccagCTGGCTCTGACCCGTCTTGTGCTCTGCCCAATAGTGTGAGAGCGGGCCACGGTATCAGTCCCAGCGCCTTTGTGTCTGCAGAGGGAGGACATGACCGCCATGTTTAGGAGCCTGTTGGGTTTAAGTCAGCTGAGGAGCCCCACGTGCATCTCACTCCTGCTGGTGACTATGGTGACTGTTCCTTATTACCTCCAGGAATGACACCAAAGATCCCCTTAAAAGGTCACTAGCCTTTGTCACAAACTGCCTCTGGCTTCTTAGCGTACTCAATTCGATATTAGAATTTATCTCCTGTCCCCCATCCTTTTTTGGCAGGGTATTGCATTCTCAAATGAAGAATTTTGCATGCGGCTAGAACCCTTTCCATGTCCGTGGATAATTTAGGGTGTAGCCAGAAGAACTTGTATTAGATTCCAGAAAGGCAACGCGTTGTGCCTTCAATTGCATTGGGGAAATATCTTTAGAAAGGCTTTCACCGGCCCCACTAGAGCGTTTCTGCCCTTTCTGTACTCAAGTTTTATATCAAGTTTTGCCCACTACGCAAGTTCTACTTCAATTTTTACTTTGAGGCCATGCTGGAATCACGTTTAGGTCTGAAATGAGCCCCGATAGTCCCTACATTTACCCAGCTCTTGTCAGTA
Protein-coding sequences here:
- the LOC119815492 gene encoding 1,25-dihydroxyvitamin D(3) 24-hydroxylase, mitochondrial; this translates as MSCPIDKRRSLIAFLSRLRDLGQPPRGVTSKAYASREPKEVPLCPLVTGGESRDATSLPGPTNWPLLGSLLEILWKGGLKKQHDTLVEYHKKYGQIFRMKLGSFDSVHLGSPSLLEALYRTESAHPQRLEIKPWKAYRDHRNEGYGLLILEGREWQRIRSAFQKKLMKPVEIMKLDNKINEVLADFMGRIDELCDKEGRITDLYSELNKWSFESICLVLYEKRFGLLQKNAEEEALTFITAIKTMMSTFGKMMVTPVELHKSLNTKVWQAHTLAWDTIFKSVKPCIDNRLEKYSQQPGTDFLCDIYHHNHLSKKELYAAVTELQLAAVETTANSLMWVLYNLSRNPHVQERLLLEIQSMLPGNQMPRGEDVRNMPYLKACLKESMRLTPSVPFTTRTLDKPTVLGEYTLPKGTVLMLNTQVLGSNEDNFEDSSQFKPERWLQKEKKINPFAHLPFGLGKRMCIGRRLAELQLHLALCWIIQKYKIVATDNEPVEMLHLGILVPNRELPIAFCPR